Genomic segment of Mytilus edulis chromosome 12, xbMytEdul2.2, whole genome shotgun sequence:
TTATACTGTGTAATTTTCTCCTCTAAGACGACGCATAATGCCATATTGCAAACCTCTATTGGATCTACGCCAAGATGGCGGTAATTTAACTTTTGAAATGTTTCAAGTAGATTGGACACGGTTTCAACGCACTGAAGTGATTCTTTTGAAGTTTTTGGAACTCGGCACTCTTCTGCACCAGGTCCTAGCACCATAGGtgaaatttgtttatttactACTGTTGATAAACCTTGATTGAATTCTCGATTAAATTTAGTCTTTTCTTTAATGAATTCTCGATGTAGATGACTAGAAATCCACGGATAATCCAGTTTAAGTGCGTTAATGAGTCGTATACACACACCATCTTCTTGTTCAAATAGTATGTCTATGAGCAACAGTACTTTATCTTTTCTAGCAGACTGTCTCTGGaattgaaaaattaataattaaaaaaaaacatataatgtacatgtacttttggGTTTATTAAAGCATGGAATGTTATTTAAACGGAGtgtctattcgtccggctagccggacgaatagttaaAAATCTCTATTCGTCCGGCCATCCGTCTGCGGATGCGCAAATATGCAATATCAATAAAAGTGTCATGTGACGTTGAAAGTGTCCCGGATGAGGTGTCGGATAACACACGCGGTGTCGGATAACACAAGCGCGTATGCAATGGACGTGTTGAGAATTGGAGATCGTGATTCATATTTAAAGATGTCACAGAGAAAACCAGAGAGAATGTGATTGCTTTAAACAAATGTCTATAGTAGTGATATATGTTAACTGTGAGGAATAAGCctgaaattaaagtgaaattgATGATTTAACCCCATTTACCTTATGGAGGCAAAATGCATTCGGAAAAAATACTATATCAAACTTGCttggatgcattattttttagTTATACTACAACGCAGATCTATAAACATACTGATATGCCTGGACTGGGAATAAGACACCAGGGTTTTGGTATCCCCCCTTTTTCTGTTGtatctaatatacatttttttctaaaaaaatcttATCGAAAACACAATCCTTCTTTTGGGTACAGGTTACACGTGCCTGCCCTTCTCaaatttcatatgaattaaaaatcgccgaacaatttaaatgaagaatcGTGCATAATCATATGGGGACCCTACTTTAACCAAACTTCACAGAAACTATAAATTCAGGATCTTTTGAAATTATAGATGAAACCAATAATGATTGGCCCGACTATTTACCTTACAGGAAATTCATAGGCAGAACAACAAAAGAGAGAATCATTTTTGCCCCCCTCCCCCCACCCAATACCCAAGTTCCTTtagaatattagaataaaaaaatctgaatcaaatgtatagtttttttgttttttttaaagaatgagttgttttttttcataatcgGAGGTTAGacaatatattataaaacaacCCGTTTCATTCAAAACCTTCAAAGCACGATGttatatcttcatcattatatatttggccggacaaatagcgaaaaaccgtaaaaatgctatttgtccggcttgccggatgaatagacatttttgactatttgtccggctagccggacgaatagccactgccttaTTTAAATGagttggtttaataaaaaaaatctttttcggTAAATGAACTGACAGTTTGCTTTTGAGAGCCTGAATATAATGTTCATCTCAATAGTACAAAGTGTATTAATGTTCGGGGATCTGTTGCCTCGGGTTCAATAAGAATATAAGCCATCTTTCGACATGGACGTTATCCTAAATTCctcttcttttcattttttaagaacaTAAGCGACACTTAACTTCGAAAGTGTTTATCTTACTTTTTctagaactattatataacaagcTTGATTGTTTAATAGTAAGACATTGTATTGCAAAGTATCAAAATTGAGAAATTAGGCAAATATTACGTATATAGCGACGCTtgcatttgaatttaaaattttaataaatggaTTGACTGACATGTACACATGTACGAGAGCTATGCCACAAATTACAGAACTTCGCTTAAATATGATAGATACTCAATTAACAGATACGGACAGTGGCGTTTACCAGTGGGGAAAGGCGGGATCCGGGTTGGAACCATCTGTCTTTGACGGTCAATGCTTTTGGATAGGGATATAtggttggacccccttttttataCTTGGATGGAACCCCAacccttttgaaaatggctggatctgccactTACAGAGACGGGAAACAGAGAAAAGCacaaaactaaaagaaatttaaagacaacaaaaataaaacaccagattttgaaaaacaaatattggaGGACAGAATAGTGTCTCATCCCCCTAAGTATACCTGTGATGccgagattattttttttaatgttttaattccaaattatGATACTTCTTTAAGTTTTACTTGAAGTGCACGCCTCCTACACCAACTCCTGTGTGTCCTCGTTGTTAAATCGTACGTTGACAAATAATTGCTTATATCTACGTCCTTTCAGGGTGGCTCGTTGACAATCATCCTCCGTGCCTAATGTTAATGGCACATAAAGAATATGGCGGCCCCGGGTTAAATATGACTTTTTAATGTgcacagccccccccccccaaattctcCAAAATCCCCCACATCTTTTATCGCTATTCTTGGAAGTGTAGTAACATCTTTCCTACATTCAAAAGTTACGACCCGATTCACTCCTATACGAGGATGCGACCAGATCGTAGCCCTTGGCTAGCGAATATGGGCTTGTAACagcacaataaaagaaaaaactttgAAATGCAGTTGAACATTGAAATTATTGAAATACGAAGCACAAAAtaaactaacataaaaaaaaagacagaaagatATTTACAGAATTAAATCAAGTATTTTCAGCTGTtagtgaaaaattatattttcagaTCAAGGACCCTTTCGattgaaacaaacaaaacagtCCATTCAAAAGACTCTTTTAGAACtactatgcggtgtgggctttgctcattgttgaaggccttacggtgacctatagttgtcaccgtcattttgttctcttgtggagagttgtctcattggctatcataccacatcttcttcagttttatataataattatcaTGTATAAAAACTTACCATAATCAGAGAGCTTTGTGCCGAATCAATCACATGACCTTTCTCGAGCTGGGACAACAGGGGTGTATTTGGATTTAGGTCCCTGGACATAGCGTGCTGACATCTTTTCAAAGCTCTCTTTTCGTAAACGTACATTTTGTCCTATAATATTATGTAAACTTC
This window contains:
- the LOC139497157 gene encoding uncharacterized protein; this translates as MYVYEKRALKRCQHAMSRDLNPNTPLLSQLEKGHVIDSAQSSLIMRQSARKDKVLLLIDILFEQEDGVCIRLINALKLDYPWISSHLHREFIKEKTKFNREFNQGLSTVVNKQISPMVLGPGAEECRVPKTSKESLQCVETVSNLLETFQKLNYRHLGVDPIEVCNMALCVVLEEKITQYKKTIDNLQEKLTKLKVPTNNIRVIKQEILNEKEAAKLLEKQIKIKDSAISHLEYQNALLKQKREALRKTRDMSNDMCAVCNSKCLRRQSSFNIYK